The Toxorhynchites rutilus septentrionalis strain SRP chromosome 3, ASM2978413v1, whole genome shotgun sequence genome includes a region encoding these proteins:
- the LOC129777646 gene encoding uncharacterized protein K02A2.6-like isoform X2, which yields MEQSRVLPPFKRSDIDKGKLQREWVIWKRSLECYFESEDISDQKKKRSKLLHFGGPQLQALFQNLPDVEKFSYVTPEKQYYNVAIQAFDDFFKPGRQDVLERHKLRRLKQLQGERFAEFVVRVRQQIGECGLEKYPEKVRGILFDIMLVDTIAEGCRSEELRKRFLQKDRSVEEIEKFVKSLEEVEQQIKIFGTTDEEENVAGRVYKIQTYKEKKYSSVTEGKFRKTNDQYKCFKCGFSGHISSDTRCPARGRVCNHCKRVGHFESQCRIRKSLSVVQEQNRGKPKRIRTVEVNDADEHRSTGNVCSVATANAEDSKRTYYAFYSGNNSNMIKCVVGGINLEMLVDSGAEVNLVSELAWERLKAEGIRIKSSERGSMHVLKGYASDQPMTILGTFVADIAIEENLAEARFFVIKSGQRCLLGDTTAKELGVLKIGVNINQIDEKIETLSKINDLQIHIHMNQTLKPVFQPVSKLPVALEDAVNRKLDELMRRDIIEEKKGPTSWVSPLVIVGKANGEPRICLDLRRVNAAVLRERHPMPSIDDFLARVGRDMIRSKLDIMDSFLQLELDEESRDITTFFTNRGILRFKRMPFGLVTAPEIFQKTMDSILAGCDGAWWYIDDIYIEGKDDAQHDARLNQVLLRLKKRNVQLNWKKCVIGVTELEFLGHKIMKVGISPSNAKIEALLSFRKPENANETRSFLGLANYLNRYIPNLASIDKPLRELTKKGVIFKWEGKQDEAFQNIKKAMTESAALGFFNVRDRTLVMADNSPSALGAILVQVNREGEHRIISYASKLLTETERRYCHTEKEALSLVWSVEKFYIYLYGKVFELLTDCKALVYLFTHRSRPCARIERWVLRLQSFEYVITYIPGDQNIADVLSRLTTLRPVAFDELEEVMVKEIANMSASAVAIEWKELVEATNLDPELQHVIKSLQNNSHDEMPIDFRIFANELCCVGEVLLRIDRVVVPVKLRDRVLEIAHAGHLGIRMMKTFLRAVTWWPKMDKHIEMFVRKCQPCTLVAAPDPPEPMIRKQLPTSPWEEIAIDFLGPLPEGQYLLVAVDYYSRYVEVAEMTSITTKDTVVELATMFSRYGIPRVMRADNGPQLSGDCVEFRQFCKEFEIDLVNTTPYWPQANSEVERQNRTILKRLRIAQELGQNWRKSPSEMMFGRRIRSKLPAVPAIMRNDSDTRDRDRLFKAKGKMYADARRKARTNPVAVSDKVFVK from the exons ATGGAGCAGTCTCGAGTTTTGCCACCGTTCAAGCGCAGCGATATCGACAAAGGAAAACTACAGAGAGAATGGGTAATCTGGAAGCGATCGCTCGAGTGCTATTTCGAATCCGAAGATATTAGCGACCAGAAGAAAAAGCGGTCAAAGCTGTTGCACTTTGGCGGACCCCAACTGCAAGCTCTTTTTCAGAATTTACCTGACGTGGAAAAGTTTTCCTATGTAACTCCCGAAAAGCAATATTACAATGTTGCCATTCAAGCTTTTGATGACTTCTTCAAGCCAGGGCGACAAGATGTATTAGAACGGCACAAACTGAGACGTCTGAAGCAGCTTCAAGGAGAACGGTTTGCAGAGTTTGTTGTAAGGGTGCGACAGCAAATCGGTGAATGTGGCTTAGAAAAATATCCGGAAAAAGTCCGAGGTATTCTATTTGACATAATGTTAGTTGATACGATTGCGGAGGGATGTCGCTCCGAGGAGCTACGAAAGCGTTTTCTTCAAAAAGACCGCTCTGTGGAGGAGATCGAGAAATTCGTAAAGTCCCTGGAAGAAGTGGAACAACAAATCAAGATTTTCGGAACAACTGATGAAGAAGAAAATGTAGCAGGACGTGTGTATAAAATTCAAACCTACAAGGAGAAAAAATACTCATCGGTAACAGAGGGCAAATTCCGAAAAACTAACGACCAATACAAGTGCTTCAAATGTGGGTTCAGTGGACACATTTCTTCGGACACAAGATGCCCGGCACGAGGTAGGGTATGCAACCACTGCAAGCGAGTAGGACATTTCGAGTCCCAGTGTCGTATTCGGAAGTCTCTATCCGTGGTTCAAGAACAAAATCGAGGAAAGCCAAAAAGAATACGCACCGTAGAAGTCAATGATGCGGACGAACACAGGTCAACAGGAAATGTTTGTTCCGTAGCGACAGCGAACGCGGAAGATTCCAAGAGAACATATTACGCATTTTACTCTGGGAATAACTCGAATATGATCAAATGTGTGGTAGGTGGAATAAATCTGGAGATGTTGGTGGACTCAGGAGCGGAAGTTAACTTGGTATCCGAACTGGCTTGGGAGAGGCTGAAAGCGGAAGGTATTCGTATTAAAAGTTCAGAGAGAGGAAGTATGCATGTATTGAAAGGATACGCTAGCGATCAGCCTATGACCATTTTGGGTACGTTTGTAGCTGATATCGCAATTGAAGAAAACCTAGCAGAAGCGAgattttttgttataaaaagCGGCCAGCGCTGTCTTCTTGGTGATACTACGGCCAAGGAACTTGGGGTGCTCAAGATTGGAGTAAACATCAATCAAATAGATGAGAAAATTGAGACACTATCCAAGATAAATGATTTACAAATTCATATCCACATGAATCAAACTTTGAAGCCAGTTTTTCAACCGGTGAGCAAACTGCCGGTAGCTTTGGAAGACGCAGTCAATCGAAAATTGGACGAGTTAATGCGTAGGGACATTATAGAGGAAAAGAAAGGTCCAACGAGTTGGGTGTCTCCTCTTGTAATCGTCGGCAAGGCAAACGGCGAGCCCAGAATCTGTTTGGACTTGCGCAGAGTGAATGCGGCAGTTCTTCGGGAAAGGCATCCTATGCCGTCAATCGATGATTTTCTGGCGCGAGTCGGTCGTGATATGATTCGGAGCAAGCTTGACATAATGGATTCGTTTTTACAACTTGAACTGGATGAAGAGTCTCGTGATATTACGACATTTTTTACAAACCGAGGGATTTTACGCTTCAAGCGAATGCCGTTCGGATTAGTTACGGCGCCAGAGATATTCCAAAAGACTATGGACTCTATCTTGGCTGGTTGTGATGGGGCTTGGTGGTACATAGATGACATTTATATTGAAGGAAAGGACGATGCGCAGCATGATGCTCGATTGAATCAGGTACTTCTCAGACTGAAGAAGCGAAACGTTCAACTCAATTGGAAAAAATGCGTCATTGGGGTAACTGAGCTCGAATTTTTGGGACACAAAATTATGAAAGTGGGAATTAGTCCTTCGAATGCAAAGATAGAGGCTTTATTATCATTCAGGAAGCCAGAAAACGCTAACGAAACACGTAGTTTCCTTGGGTTAGCTAACTACCTGAATCGTTATATCCCTAATTTGGCTTCTATTGACAAACCTTTGAGAGAATTAACTAAAAAGGGAGTCATCTTCAAGTGGGAAGGAAAACAGGATGaagcatttcaaaatattaaaaaggcGATGACCGAATCTGCGGCACTTGGTTTCTTTAACGTACGCGATCGTACACTCGTGATGGCGGATAATAGTCCGTCTGCACTGGGAGCCATACTCGTACAAGTGAATAGGGAAGGAGAGCATCGAATAATAAGCTACGCATCGAAATTGTTAACCGAGACAGAACGGCGATACTGTCACACCGAGAAGGAAGCCCTGAGCCTGGTTTGGAGCGTGGAGAAATTTTATATCTATCTCTACGGAAAGGTTTTTGAATTGCTAACCGACTGTAAGGCGTTGGTCTATCTCTTCACTCATCGTTCTAGACCATGCGCTAGAATCGAGCGATGGGTTCTTCGACTTCAGAGCTTTGAATACGTTATTACGTATATTCCTGGAGATCAAAACATTGCAGATGTGCTATCTCGACTGACAACTCTGCGACCCGTAGCGTTTGATGAATTGGAGGAGGTAATGGTTAAAGAGATTGCGAATATGTCTGCAAGCGCGGTGGCTATTGAGTGGAAAGAATTAGTTGAAGCCACTAATCTAGATCCAGAACTACAACATGTAATCAAGAGTCTTCAGAATAACAGTCACGATGAAATGCCAATCGATTTCCGTATTTTTGCGAATGAGTTATGCTGTGTTGGAGAAGTTTTATTGCGAATAGATCGTGTGGTAGTTCCAGTTAAGCTGCGTGATCGCGTGTTGGAGATTGCACATGCAGGACATTTGGGCATACGGATGATGAAGACCTTTTTACGAGCAGTAACCTGGTGGCCAAAAATGGACAAGCATATTGAGATGTTTGTGAGAAAATGTCAACCCTGTACCCTGGTTGCTGCACCCGACCCACCGGAGCCTATGATCCGTAAACAGTTACCGACAAGCCCTTGGGAGGAAATAGCAATAGACTTTTTGGGGCCACTGCCGGAAGGTCAGTATTTATTAGTAGCCGTTGACTATTATAGTCGCTATGTCGAAGTGGCTGAAATGACATCGATTACAACAAAGGATACAGTGGTCGAGTTGGCGACCATGTTCAGCAGATATGGTATTCCTCGGGTTATGAGAGCTGACAATGGACCTCAGCTCAGCGGTGATTGCGTGGAGTTTCGACAGTTCTGTAAAGAATTTGAGATCGATTTAGTAAACACCACACCATACTGGCCACAAGCTAACAGCGAAGTGGAGCGTCAAAATCGTACTATTCTCAAACGATTACGTATCGCTCAGGAATTGGGGCAGAATTGGC GAAAGTCACCCTCGGAGATGATGTTCGGACGGCGCATAAGAAGTAAATTACCGGCAGTGCCTGCTATTATGCGTAACGACTCTGATACAAGGGATCGTGATCGTTTGTTTAAAGCGAAGGGAAAGATGTACGCAGATGCAAGACGGAAGGCCCGCACAAATCCGGTGGCGGTAAGCGATAAGGTTTTTGTTAAATGA
- the LOC129777646 gene encoding uncharacterized protein K02A2.6-like isoform X1: MEQSRVLPPFKRSDIDKGKLQREWVIWKRSLECYFESEDISDQKKKRSKLLHFGGPQLQALFQNLPDVEKFSYVTPEKQYYNVAIQAFDDFFKPGRQDVLERHKLRRLKQLQGERFAEFVVRVRQQIGECGLEKYPEKVRGILFDIMLVDTIAEGCRSEELRKRFLQKDRSVEEIEKFVKSLEEVEQQIKIFGTTDEEENVAGRVYKIQTYKEKKYSSVTEGKFRKTNDQYKCFKCGFSGHISSDTRCPARGRVCNHCKRVGHFESQCRIRKSLSVVQEQNRGKPKRIRTVEVNDADEHRSTGNVCSVATANAEDSKRTYYAFYSGNNSNMIKCVVGGINLEMLVDSGAEVNLVSELAWERLKAEGIRIKSSERGSMHVLKGYASDQPMTILGTFVADIAIEENLAEARFFVIKSGQRCLLGDTTAKELGVLKIGVNINQIDEKIETLSKINDLQIHIHMNQTLKPVFQPVSKLPVALEDAVNRKLDELMRRDIIEEKKGPTSWVSPLVIVGKANGEPRICLDLRRVNAAVLRERHPMPSIDDFLARVGRDMIRSKLDIMDSFLQLELDEESRDITTFFTNRGILRFKRMPFGLVTAPEIFQKTMDSILAGCDGAWWYIDDIYIEGKDDAQHDARLNQVLLRLKKRNVQLNWKKCVIGVTELEFLGHKIMKVGISPSNAKIEALLSFRKPENANETRSFLGLANYLNRYIPNLASIDKPLRELTKKGVIFKWEGKQDEAFQNIKKAMTESAALGFFNVRDRTLVMADNSPSALGAILVQVNREGEHRIISYASKLLTETERRYCHTEKEALSLVWSVEKFYIYLYGKVFELLTDCKALVYLFTHRSRPCARIERWVLRLQSFEYVITYIPGDQNIADVLSRLTTLRPVAFDELEEVMVKEIANMSASAVAIEWKELVEATNLDPELQHVIKSLQNNSHDEMPIDFRIFANELCCVGEVLLRIDRVVVPVKLRDRVLEIAHAGHLGIRMMKTFLRAVTWWPKMDKHIEMFVRKCQPCTLVAAPDPPEPMIRKQLPTSPWEEIAIDFLGPLPEGQYLLVAVDYYSRYVEVAEMTSITTKDTVVELATMFSRYGIPRVMRADNGPQLSGDCVEFRQFCKEFEIDLVNTTPYWPQANSEVERQNRTILKRLRIAQELGQNWRMELRKFLLAYHATDHSITGKSPSEMMFGRRIRSKLPAVPAIMRNDSDTRDRDRLFKAKGKMYADARRKARTNPVAVSDKVFVK, from the coding sequence ATGGAGCAGTCTCGAGTTTTGCCACCGTTCAAGCGCAGCGATATCGACAAAGGAAAACTACAGAGAGAATGGGTAATCTGGAAGCGATCGCTCGAGTGCTATTTCGAATCCGAAGATATTAGCGACCAGAAGAAAAAGCGGTCAAAGCTGTTGCACTTTGGCGGACCCCAACTGCAAGCTCTTTTTCAGAATTTACCTGACGTGGAAAAGTTTTCCTATGTAACTCCCGAAAAGCAATATTACAATGTTGCCATTCAAGCTTTTGATGACTTCTTCAAGCCAGGGCGACAAGATGTATTAGAACGGCACAAACTGAGACGTCTGAAGCAGCTTCAAGGAGAACGGTTTGCAGAGTTTGTTGTAAGGGTGCGACAGCAAATCGGTGAATGTGGCTTAGAAAAATATCCGGAAAAAGTCCGAGGTATTCTATTTGACATAATGTTAGTTGATACGATTGCGGAGGGATGTCGCTCCGAGGAGCTACGAAAGCGTTTTCTTCAAAAAGACCGCTCTGTGGAGGAGATCGAGAAATTCGTAAAGTCCCTGGAAGAAGTGGAACAACAAATCAAGATTTTCGGAACAACTGATGAAGAAGAAAATGTAGCAGGACGTGTGTATAAAATTCAAACCTACAAGGAGAAAAAATACTCATCGGTAACAGAGGGCAAATTCCGAAAAACTAACGACCAATACAAGTGCTTCAAATGTGGGTTCAGTGGACACATTTCTTCGGACACAAGATGCCCGGCACGAGGTAGGGTATGCAACCACTGCAAGCGAGTAGGACATTTCGAGTCCCAGTGTCGTATTCGGAAGTCTCTATCCGTGGTTCAAGAACAAAATCGAGGAAAGCCAAAAAGAATACGCACCGTAGAAGTCAATGATGCGGACGAACACAGGTCAACAGGAAATGTTTGTTCCGTAGCGACAGCGAACGCGGAAGATTCCAAGAGAACATATTACGCATTTTACTCTGGGAATAACTCGAATATGATCAAATGTGTGGTAGGTGGAATAAATCTGGAGATGTTGGTGGACTCAGGAGCGGAAGTTAACTTGGTATCCGAACTGGCTTGGGAGAGGCTGAAAGCGGAAGGTATTCGTATTAAAAGTTCAGAGAGAGGAAGTATGCATGTATTGAAAGGATACGCTAGCGATCAGCCTATGACCATTTTGGGTACGTTTGTAGCTGATATCGCAATTGAAGAAAACCTAGCAGAAGCGAgattttttgttataaaaagCGGCCAGCGCTGTCTTCTTGGTGATACTACGGCCAAGGAACTTGGGGTGCTCAAGATTGGAGTAAACATCAATCAAATAGATGAGAAAATTGAGACACTATCCAAGATAAATGATTTACAAATTCATATCCACATGAATCAAACTTTGAAGCCAGTTTTTCAACCGGTGAGCAAACTGCCGGTAGCTTTGGAAGACGCAGTCAATCGAAAATTGGACGAGTTAATGCGTAGGGACATTATAGAGGAAAAGAAAGGTCCAACGAGTTGGGTGTCTCCTCTTGTAATCGTCGGCAAGGCAAACGGCGAGCCCAGAATCTGTTTGGACTTGCGCAGAGTGAATGCGGCAGTTCTTCGGGAAAGGCATCCTATGCCGTCAATCGATGATTTTCTGGCGCGAGTCGGTCGTGATATGATTCGGAGCAAGCTTGACATAATGGATTCGTTTTTACAACTTGAACTGGATGAAGAGTCTCGTGATATTACGACATTTTTTACAAACCGAGGGATTTTACGCTTCAAGCGAATGCCGTTCGGATTAGTTACGGCGCCAGAGATATTCCAAAAGACTATGGACTCTATCTTGGCTGGTTGTGATGGGGCTTGGTGGTACATAGATGACATTTATATTGAAGGAAAGGACGATGCGCAGCATGATGCTCGATTGAATCAGGTACTTCTCAGACTGAAGAAGCGAAACGTTCAACTCAATTGGAAAAAATGCGTCATTGGGGTAACTGAGCTCGAATTTTTGGGACACAAAATTATGAAAGTGGGAATTAGTCCTTCGAATGCAAAGATAGAGGCTTTATTATCATTCAGGAAGCCAGAAAACGCTAACGAAACACGTAGTTTCCTTGGGTTAGCTAACTACCTGAATCGTTATATCCCTAATTTGGCTTCTATTGACAAACCTTTGAGAGAATTAACTAAAAAGGGAGTCATCTTCAAGTGGGAAGGAAAACAGGATGaagcatttcaaaatattaaaaaggcGATGACCGAATCTGCGGCACTTGGTTTCTTTAACGTACGCGATCGTACACTCGTGATGGCGGATAATAGTCCGTCTGCACTGGGAGCCATACTCGTACAAGTGAATAGGGAAGGAGAGCATCGAATAATAAGCTACGCATCGAAATTGTTAACCGAGACAGAACGGCGATACTGTCACACCGAGAAGGAAGCCCTGAGCCTGGTTTGGAGCGTGGAGAAATTTTATATCTATCTCTACGGAAAGGTTTTTGAATTGCTAACCGACTGTAAGGCGTTGGTCTATCTCTTCACTCATCGTTCTAGACCATGCGCTAGAATCGAGCGATGGGTTCTTCGACTTCAGAGCTTTGAATACGTTATTACGTATATTCCTGGAGATCAAAACATTGCAGATGTGCTATCTCGACTGACAACTCTGCGACCCGTAGCGTTTGATGAATTGGAGGAGGTAATGGTTAAAGAGATTGCGAATATGTCTGCAAGCGCGGTGGCTATTGAGTGGAAAGAATTAGTTGAAGCCACTAATCTAGATCCAGAACTACAACATGTAATCAAGAGTCTTCAGAATAACAGTCACGATGAAATGCCAATCGATTTCCGTATTTTTGCGAATGAGTTATGCTGTGTTGGAGAAGTTTTATTGCGAATAGATCGTGTGGTAGTTCCAGTTAAGCTGCGTGATCGCGTGTTGGAGATTGCACATGCAGGACATTTGGGCATACGGATGATGAAGACCTTTTTACGAGCAGTAACCTGGTGGCCAAAAATGGACAAGCATATTGAGATGTTTGTGAGAAAATGTCAACCCTGTACCCTGGTTGCTGCACCCGACCCACCGGAGCCTATGATCCGTAAACAGTTACCGACAAGCCCTTGGGAGGAAATAGCAATAGACTTTTTGGGGCCACTGCCGGAAGGTCAGTATTTATTAGTAGCCGTTGACTATTATAGTCGCTATGTCGAAGTGGCTGAAATGACATCGATTACAACAAAGGATACAGTGGTCGAGTTGGCGACCATGTTCAGCAGATATGGTATTCCTCGGGTTATGAGAGCTGACAATGGACCTCAGCTCAGCGGTGATTGCGTGGAGTTTCGACAGTTCTGTAAAGAATTTGAGATCGATTTAGTAAACACCACACCATACTGGCCACAAGCTAACAGCGAAGTGGAGCGTCAAAATCGTACTATTCTCAAACGATTACGTATCGCTCAGGAATTGGGGCAGAATTGGCGTATGGAATTACGGAAATTCTTGTTGGCATATCACGCTACTGACCACTCTATTACAGGAAAGTCACCCTCGGAGATGATGTTCGGACGGCGCATAAGAAGTAAATTACCGGCAGTGCCTGCTATTATGCGTAACGACTCTGATACAAGGGATCGTGATCGTTTGTTTAAAGCGAAGGGAAAGATGTACGCAGATGCAAGACGGAAGGCCCGCACAAATCCGGTGGCGGTAAGCGATAAGGTTTTTGTTAAATGA